In Citrus sinensis cultivar Valencia sweet orange chromosome 3, DVS_A1.0, whole genome shotgun sequence, the sequence TAATTTTTCTCCATGAAATAAtacagagaaaagaaaaaaaagggtaaacaACAGAAAAATTGTAATCAGCTGTAGATTGAAGAATACTTGACCCTCGATGACCAAACTCCAACATTGAATCTCTCAAAGCAAAAACTTAGGAACTCATCACAACATGGCCTTTTGAACACTGAAAAGAATCAAGTTAGAGTTAATTAAtgacataaaataatattcaaatatgtCAACTAAaaataagtgcttatttaattttacctGCTTTATTTGATACCATTTTATCTGGCCTATATCGATGATAAGGAGATGCAACAATGTCTACAAGAAGTCCATTCAGATCAAGTACAAGAAGCTTTTTCTTAGAATGGCCGATACATACATTTCCAGGTGGATATTGCAGTGTTTGTGAATGATTTTCCTCTTCACTAGAGTCATGTAAACCAGTACCAGATTCTACGACACCCAAATGTGATGGAGGAAATCCTTCTGTTGTCTTGGTTTCTACCTCTACATGCTGCTTCTTTGGGAGCTTGCAGCTCCTATCATGGCCAGATATATTATATTCCTTGGGATGAGATGGAATTTCATCAGAAACATCATTCCCATGAGAAGCATCATGCACAGTAATCTGGATCTTATCTAGTTTATCACTGAGTTTCTGCTCAATGTGTCCTTCAGTTAACAAGGACACATTCTTCATTAAACTATCTCCATCCTCCTTAATGCAATCCACATCATTTACCAGCAAATTAGAgcactttttcttctttgtccAAATGTAGGTTTTCACTCTTTTCTTCCTCTTATATGTAATGATAGTCCTTGTTTCAGAAGAAACAGGATGACTCTCAGGGTGCACATCATCATTCTCCATTAAACTTCTGTTTGCACTATTTGAAGAACTACTTTGCTTTTCAGATATTGGAAAATCTTTCCTCATTGTAGTCAAATCTAAGTCTGCAACTTTAGGAGCACACTTTGCTTCCTTCTTTTCCAACTGCTCACCATTAGCCACGTGCAAATCAATAACTCCATTATTTTCAAAGGCATTATGCCCATTAAGCAAACACACATCTCCATTTGATTGTTTCACCACTAGCTCATTCTGTGAGCATATGTCAACTGACGGCTGCAAAGATGAGTGCTTTTCTTGCAGCATATTGTTTTTTAGAGACTTATCTCCTGCAAGAGCACAATCTTTAGCATCACGTTCAATGACATGGAGACTCTCCTTATATAACTTTCTCCTCAATCTCTTTCTCTTCGATCGACTTAAATTCTTTGGGAAATCCAACTTTGCACTTGTCCCCACTGAAACATTCGTTTCTTTGGGAGCAGCTGCCAATACAGGTTTTAAGCTTGTATCCCCCGAAGCCTCCACTTCAAGGGGATCAGTTTCTGAAACTGCCTTGGTGATCATATCAACTAAAGCCATTCCAAAGGGAGCAGTCATTGTTTTAGAAGTAACTTCTTGAAGATCAGCATCTGTATTATCCGTTTTGGGGGCACTAGACTTCCTCTTCCGCCGACgcctttttctgtttttcttatttcccGAACGCATCAAAGGGGAATTATCACATGCCTCTATCAAACCTGGGTTAGAGCTAACATCAACTGTAGATTCTGTACTATCCATTGTTGGTGCATTATCCCTGTTTTGCTTCTGCTGCccttttacctttttcttattttccaaatatgcCAAACCAGAATTATATTGTGCCTCTATCAAACTTGAGTTATTGTCAACGGTAGATTCTGGTATCAAATCTGAGTTGGAGCTAATATCAATAGTAGATTCTGCACATGAATTTGTTTTTAGGGGGATATCCTGCATTAAGGAAGCTCCCTCTGGACAATCATGACTACGatcattattattacataACGCATTAGTTTTCCTATTCCGCTTGTTTCTCTTCCTCTTCGCAGCAGATGAACTTACTTCTGCATTATGCGATTTGATTTCCAAATCCATGTTCAAACTATCAACTAAACAAACACTATTACCATTTGCACTCCAAGCAATACTCTTTATCGACCGAATTTAGCATCGCCAGGTGCTTCAGCATACTAATGCGGGGTATATTCCATTCATTCTCTGCCATTAATAGAATACATCTCCTTTTTTGCAACACCTCCCAAAAGGAGaggcaaaatattttctattttaaccTTTAGGCTTTTCCTCACACTATTGTGTCCCTCTTCTTGGAAACAAACCTGCAAAAGCATCCATACAAACCAAAAGTGAGCTCTCATAGATATTAACTGCTGCGGCACCTACACACAATCAAGCAATACACCAAAAAATCCAACGCAGCAAAAAAGGTGTTGAATAGGATGACTGGGATCACCAGTTACAGTTGTATGGAAAGTTGAGTTCATTCCACCCAACATAAAGCCACGTAAACGAATATATGCATAAAAGCAAAATTTAACTTGTGAATAACTAATCTAGAGTGCCTAAACGTATCAAATAATTAGTATCTCATAACTGACACAAATTAGCGACGAGAATAAAAAGTAATCCTATTGCGATGCTTCCTTGTAATTGACtatctaataataatttcatcttATTGTCTTCAAAATCTGCAGAGTTTTGAACGTCAAGTAATTTTTCATCAACAGAGCGGAAGATTTAAAAACCTTACTAAAATCAGCAGGCCAGTAAATTAGGCATCAAGTAGTAGAAATATGCAGAATTTGATAAACAGATAAGTAGAACGGatgaatttattcattttaagcTGCAATCGAAATAATACTCAACTAAGTAATTCAGAACAGTATTCGAATCTCGATATAGGATAGAGAGCGGAAAACGAAACCTGAAGCAGCAGAAGAGGATGAAATCCGACGGAggcttaaaaaattagaatgagGTTTtggcttttgcttttttggAAGACTTTTCTATGGAGTGTCTTGACTAATGTGATACATTAACACTACTACTGCCTGCCGCTCGCCGCTCCTCAGGAGCAACCGTTAGTGGTAACCAACCGCAAATCAACTTTTACCTAAATACCAATACCGATACGATTGCGTATTGTCTATTTAATGTGTCCAGACACGGAAGGGGCTTtcccatttttccttttttttttaattgtttttaatttagtttctttattaactaatgtattttatattagtatataataattaattaaatatcattgaatttttttggtaaatttaaaatgtcttttgttggatttttaacttcaatgagatttgtaataattttttttttttttcataaaacaaCACAAACTTTTAGGACAATTTTACCATCGAAACTCTATCAAAAACTTTAGTGAGTATgttcattaaaatattccGCTTTTATTTGCACTCGAACTATAGTGATTTGACAAGAGGTTGTTACTGGTTACCACTGTCAATTATAAACTTTAAAAGAGCTGCTTCAAATGCTAAGAGTTAATATCACGACAGTCCTAAACGGATGAGCGCTCATCATCAATATTCCTTTCGCTGGAAATGGTATGCGTTTCTTGTACAAACAAGTACACAATAAAGCAATTGAATAGCTCACAATAAATTCATAGCTGATAAAAGATGCCGTAAAATCAGCGAAATGCCAGCGGCAAAGGTGTCAGAACACATAGGAAATAAGTGTGAGCCTATAAAAATTGAAGCTGAAACCATTTCTTCCTCAGTCTCAAAATCTGAAATGTATGTATATGCATTTCTCAATCGGGCATCAACCTCTACTTGTGACAAATATTAGCTGGTTAGagggaaagaaagaaacatcTACCAATCAATGATTCCAGGTACtgtaaatttacaaaagaTCAAATATATTAAACTCAATAGCTATAATTAAGAAAGACGCAACTTTCATAATCGATATGTTACATACATGTTATGAACTTCCTCAGACTTGGCTGAGGAGAGAAATAATCCTGTTGTAAACTCTATCTTGAAATCTCCTTCAGCTAGCAGTAGCACGTATAAAATTTACAACTAATAAACAACTTTCACCAATGAGCAGATAATTATCACCATCAGTCCATCCTCACGGcactgaaagaaaaaattacgaATCATGGTTACAGCTCCATTGGCATAAGAAAACAGTCAATAAGATGGGAAATTAACTTGAAGctgtaataaaatatcaaaattttctataaCTCATAGCTGAGAAATCACTTACCGATGGTCACATTTTCACGTACTTATCAACATAGCCCTGCAAAATTTGGTCAAAGTACTTAGAAACACTTGTTTCCTTTCACTGATTTCTTTCAGTTTGAGGGAAATGAAGTGAATAGTGACTAAGGCATTTGACATGGTATTCTAGGTTCCATAAAGTAAATGAGATTCATCTGTTTACATGAAACAAAATGTTGCTAATGGAATTAGTTAGGACTGTCAAAAATCGCAATCCAACTTTTGGGAGACAAAGTTACCGACACTCCAGTGACTGGTGCCAAGAGACAGCGGGTCCATTGTGTCACAAATCATATTGGAAACTAATAGACCAAGAATGTAATGCTAAGCTCGTTTTGGCCTAATGATAAGACaaaatctaaagaaaactaCTGGATGAAGGCATGTACTCCTATATACAATTAGATCAACTTAGAAGGGAGATTATCCTAATTTAGGTTCATATTGTCATACAACAATgaaaattctgaaaaaaaagaatttaccATAACAAGTTTAGTCAGTTTCCGCTGAGATGAGACAATGTACTGATCTATCTTTGCCTGAGACTTGGGTATCTGATGACTCTTCATAGCTCCAGACACCTTATCAACTGTCTTCTTGACAATGGTCTTAAATGCTTCCTTACTCATATTACCCTCCCGCCAAGACGGTTTCAAAACCTCCTTTACAAAATCAGCAAGGGCAACCTTGAAAAGCTTCATTGATCTGGACTCTTTGTTCTTGCTCTTTGATGGTGACTTTATCGGATCTATCTCGATCTCACCTGAATTCAAGTTGCCTGCACCATTAGGATTGTTTGGGCTCTCATTCTCAACAGCACCCACTTCTGCATCTGCAGACTCGCCATATTCCTCATTAAATGCAGTAATAGTAGCAGCTACTCCTACTACTCCCCCAgttgctttcttcttcttgttctctTCCACATCCAATGGCTTGTTTGAACCACTGTGCCCCAACATGATATCAGAGTCGCTGCTGGGTTCCCACTTGTTAACATTATTGGTTTTATAGGAAAGGTTTGATGATGGCTCAAAGCTGTCAAGAAGTGGATCATACTGGTCACCTCCTGACCTAGGAAAATTCTGCCCAACAGCCTTCGGAGAATTTGGTGAGGAAGTTGCCTGCCTTGACCCAACACTGCCAGTATCTCTCACTTCAACTCGAGCATGGCTCATATCAAAAGGACTAGCATACTTGCCACAGTAGGTTGTGACCTCTTGCCGACAAGCATCAGAACTCAATTTGGAGCTCAGTGACTGCTCAAAAGTAGATGCATGAGGGTAgtaagttgaatttcttgatccTTCCAAATTAAGAGGATGAGAAGACTGATTCACTTCCTGAAGATCTGGTGGAAATTTGGAAGAGGAACTAACGGACACGGAGTGGTGCACACTGTAGGGAGGCTGTTGTTGATTCAAGTGAAGATGAATATGAGAAGTTGATTTCAAAAGCTCACCTGGATGCAAATTGTCAGCAGGAGAAGGTTGCAATTTACTAGCAGATAATTCCTGCGAAAAAGTTGTAGGTACAAGTTGATTGTCACCTTGAGGAAAGGAACTTGACGTTCGAAGACCCAGTGTTGGAAGATGGCTCGACTGATCTTCTCTCAAAAGACCCTGGACGGTAAATTGTTGACTCTGTAGGTTGTACGGAGGCAAAGGCTTCGAACTAAAATCCTCTGAACATGAGATAGAACGATTTGGCTCTTGCATTGGATGAAATGATCGCTGCTGAAAATCACCAACCTGCGAAGGAGCTGGCAATTCAGCTGCATATGGTCTTATCTGTGAAGAAACAATGGGTGGTGGAGGTGGTAATGGTGTCCAAGAGGGAATTGGTGGTAAGAAGAAATTAGACTGTTGGCTGGGAATCATATTAGAACGAAACCTTTCCCCAGAAGCTGCTTGAGATGCGAAGGATGCACTCTCTGGGACCAAGTTGTAATCCCCTGGAGGCTGGATCATGTTGTGAGCAGTTACACCTTGTGAACACGGTGGGGGAGGGGGCAGCTGGGCAGAATTATGtctaaattcaattgaatttgGTAAAGCTTCAGCTACAGGAAGCTTATTTACTGAATTCATGGGTGTTTGTTCTGGAGAAGAATCAGATATGGAAGAGTTATCAGTCTGCTGAGGAAGACACTCAGCATTCTGAAGCAATGGATCATGCAGCTTGGCTTGAGCTGGCATAGTCACAGAATTTTCCCTAGGAAGTATATCTGGAGAAGCATCACCATGTGACTTGAATGTATCAGATTTAACTGTATGAGGATCAACTAATCGACTATCTTGGTCAAAACTACCAGGCATTTCTTGACCTAGTTGCTTTTTTGAACTCTTGACTACATGATGCTGTTGATCTGATTCTTTCTGCAAGTTATGCTTGACCTCTCCTTCAAAATTAGAATCCTTGGGAATAGATGGAACTTCCATAAACTGCTGTTTGCTCCTACGACGCTTTGATCCATCGCCCTTCTCGGAATCATGGTGCAGATAGCGACAAGATGCTCCACGGTAGCACCTGCCTCGAcgaaagtcaaaacatccaggAATCTGACTCCTGTCCCGTCTCATACGATCACCACAGAACGAACTCACACGCTTAGAAACAGGAGACCTGCTTCTGCTTCTTCGATTTCTTGGAGATCTGCTCCTGCTGCTTCTTCGATTTCTGGGAGACCTGCTCCTGCTTCTCCGTTTTCTGGGAGACCAGCTAAAAGAAGCAAGAAATTTTGCAGTGAATGAGTATTGATTTACTTGACAAATAATAAGCTCTTAACCATGGTTGTATTATGTCATGATTTACAAAGAATAAGAGGTGAATTAGGACCTATTATTTACTAATGATTGGTTAATAAACCAATTGCATAAACCAATAATGTACATCATGTAGTCCATACCTGCGAGATCGGCTTCGTCTCTCCCTTCTCCTCCATACCCTCCCCTTCCTCCGTCTGCCTAGAGGTGATCTGCTCCGGCTTCTGCCTCTTTTTCCTTGCTTCCCAGTATAGCGTGAATCATCAGAATCACTCTCACTTGCACCTTCCCTGACCAATCGCCCAAATTCGTCTACTTTAAGAGAATTTGAAGGAGACTTTGCACCTTTTTCAGCATATTCCTTCTGAAGGTTACCATTTAAACGAATTTCAACACCAGCATCCTCCAAGGCATTCTTTTTCTGGAAATCCTGAGGAGACTCGGCATGACCAACATATGCttgatttttgtgtttatGGAGAACATTTTCATCAGTTGTTCCACTAGTAATGGATGCCATAACAATTTCCTCAGGCTCTCTACCTGAAACTTCATGGAAATTCACAGATTTGGGCGAAATGTTCAATCCTATATTCCTATGCGGACTTGAAGCTGCAACTGCAACCGATGATGTGTCTTTTAAAGCACTAGCACCGTGAGGCTCCTTGTCATTATCTGAGATGTCATCAGAAGCATAGTCGTGCAGAAGTCTAAAAGGGCTGCCACCTTCTATAAGCTGAGAAGATTTCTTCTCAGAATACACACCTTGAGCAGCTGCTAAAGCCCCAGAAGAAAATTTGTCATCAACTGAGGTAGTAGCAGATTTCTCTAAATTTCTGTTCAAGGGGCACTCATCGGCTGAACTAATCACTGGGCTACAAACTTTGGCAGCTGGCCTCTCTAATGCTACTAGGTCATGTTTGGAAACAACTCTGTCTACTAcattcaaaagaaataataaaataataataacaatacatTTGAACCCAAATTAAAAGATGTAGCATATGAAGAATTCATCCTGGGGTAATCACTATGTATACggtaaataaacataaacttTCCAAAAGCAGCGCAATGATACAAAAGTTGGGGAACAATTTGACATTCTAGAGTACTGATTTAATGAACACACAAGCTAATCCCAATGgaggaaaaaacaaaaacatatcaaaactaacagaaagaaaatgaacaagGAGAAAGTATTTGCTTTATCTAATCACGAGGGTTATAGaaataattctaaaataaagtGCTTACCCTGTTCAAGAATAACTGGAGCAGTGGATGCGGCCCTTTTAGATTCTGTCATTTGCTGTTTATGTGACAGCTCTTTGACATCAAGCTCACTGTAAATCAAATCATACCCACTGGTACCTTCAGTTGAGTGATTCACCCCAGGGTCATTGCCAGGTAGGGTGATATCATCTTCAAGCAACCAATAAAAAgcagagaaaaaaatgagtaaTAATGTAACCAAGGCAAAAGCCAAACACTTAATACAACTAAAGCATGTGAAATTTGAGACAATCCAAATCTAACTTCACAACTAATGAATTTGACACAATTTGAGAGCACTAAAGCTCAGCTTAAAAGCAATTCAACAAGCTTGCAACCCATGAACACATTTGGCCATGGAGGACTCTGAATGATTGTTAATAAACGATTGCTAAGATGCACTTTCTACAGTTGCTTTTACCATGAAGATGTTTAGGAATTACAGTTCTTTAGGGGAGGGATGGATGCACATTGTGGGTCAAACCCAGGTTCTTTTAACTGTTCTCTGTAGAGATTTGTTACCACTCCCCTGGAAATTTGTTCTCCTTGTGGACACCCAGTTTGCACCTGtatcttctttccttttctatttttaatgcAATTTTCTCGTAGTATAGCTTGCACAAGTGTTGTAAATTCCATAATAACACATGGATGCACCTACTGACGTGGAACAATAAATACAGGGATCTCATTTGAATTATCACttcacaaataaattacaaactcCCAGTAGTAAACAACAATCGCACACCACATAATACCACATCTGCGTTACTTGAAAAGATCCAGAGAATTATAAACAATAAGAAGCAGAATCGTATTTAGTTACACGAACCTACCTTCCATCTCCATGTCTGAGTCAGGAGGTGAATAAGTTCTTGATGCAACCTCCAAATGATTGGATTGCAGTGAAGAGTCAGTCCCTGATGTCCTTAAAGGTGATTcacttcttttttcatttaatttacaagCCAACATACATTTCTTCTTTGTCCACAAGAAATACTCATGCGCAATTTCAGCATCACTTCCTGGATCACCAGCaaacaaaaactcaaattctGGATTTCCAGATTCATTTTGACGAACCATATCTTCATAATCAGGACCATTCTTAGCAATAAGCTGACATAAATCTTCAATCTTCTGAACAACTTTTTCTTCTGTTGGCTTAGGCGGAGATGGGGAACCTTCCTGAATTAAAGACCCATCAAACTGGTGCACATTGTGCCTGACCTGATAGGTGATTACATCTTTATCAAAAAAATCTGAAGTACTTACTTTAGAGCAAAATGGTTTACTGGAACTGGTCAAGTTGGAAGCAACTTCATGGTGTGCAGAAGAGGACGAGGGAGAGGTAGATGGAGGTCGAGAGGATGGAATCGGTGGAGGATTAAAAGGTAgaggcggcggcggcggcggcggcggcggcagGGACACCAAAGAAGGCATACGAGAGTTTCTACCTGTTGACTGTACAACACTTCCAAATGGATCAGAAGTGAAAGAACTAGAAgtaggaggaggaggaggttGATTCAGCATATATGGAAGATCTTGCTCACCGCCAGGCTGCTGTGACTGTAATTGCACTGAAGCTCTATAAACAGTAGCTGAAGGAGGAGGTAATTCTCTAGGGGGATGAGGAGGCATTGATGCTGGCATATGGTGCACATTTTGGGTCCCTAAATGTGAAGACAGCTGCATCTTCTGTTGATCAGTTGAACACATATGTGGCAATGGGGTGCTTCCATGTGCTGCAGGGTTTGGGGGTACATAAGTTTGGCTACTGTTCGCCCCAGCATCGGGTGAAATTTGACGAACTGCAGGATGTGGGACAGGAGGACTGTGTTGATATATAGGAAGGCCTCGTTGAAATATAGGAGGTGGAGCCAGAGAACCTTGTTGAAAATGAGGGGGAAGAGGAGGCGGACCAGGCGGCTGGTGCCGGTATGGTGGTTGCAGGGGTGGGGGAGGACCCCTCCCAAACTGAGAATTATAACTCCCTTGGCCATACATCTCAATACACGCTATAACTCAAAACAATCATCCAATTACtaatttcaataccaattcaAGCACTTCATTTCATGCATACAATCTTATATTCAAGCCTTCCAAAATCTACCtgtaaaattacaagaaacaTCTTAAACAAGGGATGTGTACATACAATATGTTAACAATTTGAAAATGCAATccaaacatatatatacatacatatataattatgctCCTTTTTATCACTTactaatcaaattcaattcaatattTGCTTCCCGGGAAAATGTAGGAAACGAGACCAGAACAGAGCTCAATTAAAAATCCCTAAACTCCATTATTCTCATTATTAGAAAAACTCAATTGTTCTTTTGTCTATTTCTAATGAATAAGTAAATCAACAACACACGTATTGTTgatgttttcaattttctaaAGTCTACTCCTTTCTCGGATTTTCTCAGCAAGCAAacagaaaaagataaaaaaataaaaaagagcaTAAACTGAACGAACAAATTCGATACTTACGAATCAAAATAACGGAAGGATCAAGAAATTAAGCCCTAGAAATTGAGAAGTCGAAAATTTGAAGAGGATTGtgtcctttaaaaaaaaaattaacaattagtTTCCGGTTAAGAAACTTAGTGGGAGTGTGTAAAGAGCTAAACTTTATAAACCCTATTGctgtaagatttttttttgtttattttatttttttccttttttttgtgCGTCTCCTGGTACTTTTTGATTCGTTTATTTTTGCTCAGCGTGAGAATAAAGAAAACTTGATAActtataataacaaaatacgAGATAAAGAAACCGACTTTTGTAGcgagtaaaaaaataataataacaacaattatttttgattaatttcaaaagtaATCCAAAATCtagataaatttacaaataaaattcctTACTAGTTCTAAATTTCGGAACtatttcaaatataatatGGGCTCATTTGGTATACcggattgaattgaattggattggatCAGATTAGATAAGATAGGATTGGATTTGATAATACTGgattatatataatactaTGTTGTGTTTAGTATGCCATGAGATTAGCCAGTAACTAATAATAtgtcttatatattaatttattaaaatcattgtaaatttactttaaaatgaCATGTAATATAATCtaacttaaatcaataattattggtaaatttataaaaaaaatacaaaatcttcctttaattttttttaatatttaacatattatagtttttaatccCATGAATAGTAGAGGACAAAGTTTTATCTTAGAAAATGTAATCCCAAAGGTCCCCTTGGGATGAAATTTTACCACTATTGGGATTAAGTGGTGGACCCATTATTGTTATCctatctttactttttttacaCCAAACATGATATAAGGATTGTTTTACACTAAAATTATCCAATCCATTAATATATAACTAAAACCAAACGGCCCTATGTGTTGAGTAAATGGTTGGCTTATACTATTATGTGAAGGACAAAAAAAATCCCCACACCCTGTCTCGCACTATATAAATATAGGTTCTTggtttgtaaattaattaatgaacaatatttgtttcattataactcattatttattatttatcactttgtgtgtgtgtcAGAGATTCGTGCTGCATCGTAACTGAATTCCAACATAGCCATAACCTAAACTTAATAATAAGATCTCTTAAGtattttgtttagtttaatttttttttatttataacacGTTATCAACACAATAACGGATTTGACGTGGgcacttttaatttttattatttgtgcttatttatgcttttttaatattttatcattattatatttttatattgttggtttattatgttgttgatttaattatttattgtttataataatttttaatggcTGGTTTTATAATAACGTCTATATTGTTATTACCTTcgtaatatattattattatgttaataCAACTtgtttaacttatttatttatatgtctGGCTTAATCACCTAtcaagttaattttaatttcaacgaattaagatttgtttttgcatatatttgtctttgaatattattattgtagcCTGAAGTTTATAACACAAATGAGATGGTGAGAATATGAAGTTCTTACctcattaaaattcaaaacctAAAGTTCTAAATATATGCATGAAGTCtctacatattttttttttgtctgtatttacatgttttatatattattgtgatttttttcctttgattattaataataagattttttgaaaaatgacaaaTCCCACAAATCTACAAATCCATGCTCTTGAAGTttctaggaaaaaaaaaaaaactacctTTCTTAGAtgttaaatacaaaaatgacCTGCAAGCTATGGGCCTGAAAGGCACAATAGCAGAAGAAAACAAAGTATTTTTGTAGGAAAAATTAAAGGCTATGATTTTCCTCTAACACCATTT encodes:
- the LOC102630541 gene encoding uncharacterized protein LOC102630541 isoform X2; translated protein: MYGQGSYNSQFGRGPPPPLQPPYRHQPPGPPPLPPHFQQGSLAPPPIFQRGLPIYQHSPPVPHPAVRQISPDAGANSSQTYVPPNPAAHGSTPLPHMCSTDQQKMQLSSHLGTQNVHHMPASMPPHPPRELPPPSATVYRASVQLQSQQPGGEQDLPYMLNQPPPPPTSSSFTSDPFGSVVQSTGRNSRMPSLVSLPPPPPPPPPLPFNPPPIPSSRPPSTSPSSSSAHHEVASNLTSSSKPFCSKEGSPSPPKPTEEKVVQKIEDLCQLIAKNGPDYEDMVRQNESGNPEFEFLFAGDPGSDAEIAHEYFLWTKKKCMLACKLNEKRSESPLRTSGTDSSLQSNHLEVASRTYSPPDSDMEMEDDITLPGNDPGVNHSTEGTSGYDLIYSELDVKELSHKQQMTESKRAASTAPVILEQDRVVSKHDLVALERPAAKVCSPVISSADECPLNRNLEKSATTSVDDKFSSGALAAAQGVYSEKKSSQLIEGGSPFRLLHDYASDDISDNDKEPHGASALKDTSSVAVAASSPHRNIGLNISPKSVNFHEVSGREPEEIVMASITSGTTDENVLHKHKNQAYVGHAESPQDFQKKNALEDAGVEIRLNGNLQKEYAEKGAKSPSNSLKVDEFGRLVREGASESDSDDSRYTGKQGKRGRSRSRSPLGRRRKGRVWRRRERRSRSRSWSPRKRRSRSRSPRNRRSSRSRSPRNRRSRSRSPVSKRVSSFCGDRMRRDRSQIPGCFDFRRGRCYRGASCRYLHHDSEKGDGSKRRRSKQQFMEVPSIPKDSNFEGEVKHNLQKESDQQHHVVKSSKKQLGQEMPGSFDQDSRLVDPHTVKSDTFKSHGDASPDILPRENSVTMPAQAKLHDPLLQNAECLPQQTDNSSISDSSPEQTPMNSVNKLPVAEALPNSIEFRHNSAQLPPPPPCSQGVTAHNMIQPPGDYNLVPESASFASQAASGERFRSNMIPSQQSNFFLPPIPSWTPLPPPPPIVSSQIRPYAAELPAPSQVGDFQQRSFHPMQEPNRSISCSEDFSSKPLPPYNLQSQQFTVQGLLREDQSSHLPTLGLRTSSSFPQGDNQLVPTTFSQELSASKLQPSPADNLHPGELLKSTSHIHLHLNQQQPPYSVHHSVSVSSSSKFPPDLQEVNQSSHPLNLEGSRNSTYYPHASTFEQSLSSKLSSDACRQEVTTYCGKYASPFDMSHARVEVRDTGSVGSRQATSSPNSPKAVGQNFPRSGGDQYDPLLDSFEPSSNLSYKTNNVNKWEPSSDSDIMLGHSGSNKPLDVEENKKKKATGGVVGVAATITAFNEEYGESADAEVGAVENESPNNPNGAGNLNSGEIEIDPIKSPSKSKNKESRSMKLFKVALADFVKEVLKPSWREGNMSKEAFKTIVKKTVDKVSGAMKSHQIPKSQAKIDQYIVSSQRKLTKLVMCREDGLMVIIICSLVKVVY
- the LOC102630541 gene encoding zinc finger CCCH domain-containing protein 55 isoform X4 — protein: MYGQGSYNSQFGRGPPPPLQPPYRHQPPGPPPLPPHFQQGSLAPPPIFQRGLPIYQHSPPVPHPAVRQISPDAGANSSQTYVPPNPAAHGSTPLPHMCSTDQQKMQLSSHLGTQNVHHMPASMPPHPPRELPPPSATVYRASVQLQSQQPGGEQDLPYMLNQPPPPPTSSSFTSDPFGSVVQSTGRNSRMPSLVSLPPPPPPPPPLPFNPPPIPSSRPPSTSPSSSSAHHEVASNLTSSSKPFCSKEGSPSPPKPTEEKVVQKIEDLCQLIAKNGPDYEDMVRQNESGNPEFEFLFAGDPGSDAEIAHEYFLWTKKKCMLACKLNEKRSESPLRTSGTDSSLQSNHLEVASRTYSPPDSDMEMEDDITLPGNDPGVNHSTEGTSGYDLIYSELDVKELSHKQQMTESKRAASTAPVILEQVDRVVSKHDLVALERPAAKVCSPVISSADECPLNRNLEKSATTSVDDKFSSGALAAAQGVYSEKKSSQLIEGGSPFRLLHDYASDDISDNDKEPHGASALKDTSSVAVAASSPHRNIGLNISPKSVNFHEVSGREPEEIVMASITSGTTDENVLHKHKNQAYVGHAESPQDFQKKNALEDAGVEIRLNGNLQKEYAEKGAKSPSNSLKVDEFGRLVREGASESDSDDSRYTGKQGKRGRSRSRSPLGRRRKGRVWRRRERRSRSRSWSPRKRRSRSRSPRNRRSSRSRSPRNRRSRSRSPVSKRVSSFCGDRMRRDRSQIPGCFDFRRGRCYRGASCRYLHHDSEKGDGSKRRRSKQQFMEVPSIPKDSNFEGEVKHNLQKESDQQHHVVKSSKKQLGQEMPGSFDQDSRLVDPHTVKSDTFKSHGDASPDILPRENSVTMPAQAKLHDPLLQNAECLPQQTDNSSISDSSPEQTPMNSVNKLPVAEALPNSIEFRHNSAQLPPPPPCSQGVTAHNMIQPPGDYNLVPESASFASQAASGERFRSNMIPSQQSNFFLPPIPSWTPLPPPPPIVSSQIRPYAAELPAPSQVGDFQQRSFHPMQEPNRSISCSEDFSSKPLPPYNLQSQQFTVQGLLREDQSSHLPTLGLRTSSSFPQGELLKSTSHIHLHLNQQQPPYSVHHSVSVSSSSKFPPDLQEVNQSSHPLNLEGSRNSTYYPHASTFEQSLSSKLSSDACRQEVTTYCGKYASPFDMSHARVEVRDTGSVGSRQATSSPNSPKAVGQNFPRSGGDQYDPLLDSFEPSSNLSYKTNNVNKWEPSSDSDIMLGHSGSNKPLDVEENKKKKATGGVVGVAATITAFNEEYGESADAEVGAVENESPNNPNGAGNLNSGEIEIDPIKSPSKSKNKESRSMKLFKVALADFVKEVLKPSWREGNMSKEAFKTIVKKTVDKVSGAMKSHQIPKSQAKIDQYIVSSQRKLTKLVMCREDGLMVIIICSLVKVVY